A window from Manis javanica isolate MJ-LG chromosome 10, MJ_LKY, whole genome shotgun sequence encodes these proteins:
- the MAP3K12 gene encoding mitogen-activated protein kinase kinase kinase 12 isoform X2, producing MACLHETRTPSPSFGGFVSTLSEASMRKLDPDTSDCTPEKDLTPTHVLQLHEQDAGGPGGAAGSPESRASRVRADEVRLQCQSGSGFLEGLFGCLRPVWTMIGKAYSTEHKQQQEDLWEVPFEEILDLQWVGSGAQGAVFLGRFHGEEVAVKKVRDLKETDIKHLRKLKHPNIITFKGVCTQAPCYCILMEFCAQGQLYEVLRAGRPVTPSLLVDWSMGIAGGMNYLHLHKIIHRDLKSPNMLITYDDVVKISDFGTSKELSDKSTKMSFAGTVAWMAPEVIRNEPVSEKVDIWSFGVVLWELLTGEIPYKDVDSSAIIWGVGSNSLHLPVPSSCPDGFKILLRQCWNSKPRNRPSFRQILLHLDIASADVLSTPQETYFKSQAEWREEVKLHFEKIKSEGTCLHRLEEELVMRRREELRHALDIREHYERKLERANNLYMELNALMLQLELKERELLRREQALERRCPGLLKSHPSRGLLHGNTMEKLIKKRNVPQKLSPHSKRPDILKTESLLPKLDAALSGVGLPGCPKGPPSPGRSRRGKTRHRKASAKGSCGDLPGLRAAVPPHEPGGPGSPGGLGIGPSVWEACPPALRGLHHDLLLRKMSSSSPDLLSAALGARGQGATGGAGDPGSPPPARGDTPPSEGSAPGSTSPDSPGGAKGEPPPSVGPGESVGLLGTGREGTAGRGSRAGSQHLTPAALLYRAAVTRSQKRGVSSEEEEGEVDSEVELTSSQRWPQGLNMRQSLSTFSSENPSDGEEGTASEPSPSGTPEVGSTNTDERPDERSDDMCSQGSEIPLDPPASELVVPGPEPLPVTHQDLLRGDQGPPNSEDSDCDSTELDNSNNGETLQPPASLPP from the exons ATGGCCTGCCTCCATGAGACCCGCACACCCTCCCCTTCCTTTGGGGGTTTCGTGTCCACTCTGAGTGAAGCGTCCATGCGCAAGCTGGACCCAGACACTTCGGACTGCACCCCAGAGAAGGACCTGACGCCTACCCA TGTTCTGCAGCTACATGAGCAGGATGCAGGAGGCCCAGGGGGAGCTGCTGGGTCCCCTGAGAGCCGGGCATCCAGAGTTCGAGCAGATGAGGTGCGGTTGCAGTGCCAAAGTGGCAGTGGCTTCCTGGAGGGCCTCTTCGGCTGCCTGCGCCCTGTCTGGACCATGATTGGCAAAGCCTACTCCACAGAACACAAGCAGCAGCAGGAAG ACCTTTGGGAGGTCCCCTTTGAGGAAATTCTGGACCTGCAGTGGGTGGGCTCAGGGGCCCAGGGCGCTGTCTTCCTGGGGCGCTTCCATGGGGAGGAGGTGGCTGTGAAGAAGGTGCGGGACCTGAAGGAGACTGACATCAAGCACCTGCGAAAGCTGAAGCATCCAAACATCATCACCTTCAA GGGCGTGTGCACCCAGGCTCCCTGCTACTGCATCCTCATGGAGTTCTGCGCCCAGGGCCAGCTGTATGAGGTGCTGCGGGCAGGCCGCCCTGTCACCCCCTCCTTGTTGGTTGACTGGTCCATGGGCATCGCTGGTGGCATGAACTACTTGCACCTGCACAAGATCATCCATAGAGACCTCAAGTCCCCCAA CATGCTAATCACATACGACGATGTGGTGAAGATCTCCGATTTTGGCACTTCAAAAGAGCTGAGTGACAAGAGCACCAAGATGTCCTTTGCAGGGACAGTAGCCTGGATGGCCCCGGAAGTGATCCGCAATGAGCCTGTGTCTGAGAAGGTCGACATCTG GTCCTTTGGTGTGGTGCTGTGGGAACTGCTGACTGGTGAGATCCCCTACAAAGATGTAGATTCCTCAGCCATCATCTGGGGTGTGGGAAGCAACAGTCTCCATCTGCCTGTGCCCTCCAGTTGCCCAGACGGCTTCAAAATCCTGCTTCGCCAGTGCTG GAACAGCAAACCACGAAATCGTCCATCATTCCGGCAGATCCTGCTGCATCTGGACATTGCCTCAGCCGATGTACTCTCCACCCCCCAGGAGACTTACTTCAAGTCTCAG GCAGAGTGGCGTGAAGAAGTAAAACTGCACTTCGAAAAAATTAAGTCAGAAGGGACCTGTCTGCACCGACTGGAAGAGGAGCTAGTGATGCGGAGGAGGGAGGAGCTCAG GCATGCCTTGGATATCAGGGAGCACTATGAACGGAAGCTGGAGAGAGCCAACAACCTGTACATGGAACTCAATGCCCTAATGTTGCAGCTGGAGCTCAAAGAGCGGGAGCTGCTCAG GAGGGAGCAAGCTTTAGAGCGGAGGTGTCCAGGTTTGCTGAAGTCACACCCTTCCCGAGGCCTCCTGCATGGGAACACAATGGAGAAGCTCATCAAGAAGAGGAATGTTCCACAGAAGCTGTCACCCCACAGTAAAAG GCCAGACATTCTCAAGACTGAGTCTTTACTACCTAAACTAGATGCAGCTCTGAGTGGGGTGGGGCTTCCTGGGTGTCCTAAGGGACCCCCCTCACCAGGACGGAGTCGTCGTGGCAAGACCCGTCATCGCAAAGCCAGCGCCAAgggcagctgtggggacctgcctgGACTTCGAGCAGCTGTACCACCCCATGAACCCGGGGGACCAGGAAGCCCAGGGGGACTAGGAATAGGACCCTCAGTCTGGGAAGCTTGCCCTCCAGCCCTCCGTGGGCTCCACCATGACCTCCTACTTCGAAAGATGTCATCGTCGTCCCCAGATCTGCTGTCAGCAGCACTGGGAGCCCGGGGCCAGGGGGCTACAGGGGGTGCTGGGGATCCTGGCTCACCACCTCCAGCTCGAGGTGACACCCCCCCAAGTGAGGGCTCAGCACCTGGCTCTACCAGCCCAGATTCACCTGGGGGAGCCAAAGGGGAACCGCCTCCATCAGTAGGGCCTGGTGAAAGTGTGGGGCTGCTGGGAACTGGAAGGGAAGGGACGGCGGGACGGGGAAGCCGGGCTGGGTCCCAGCACCTGACCCCAGCGGCGCTGCTGTACAGGGCTGCTGTCACCCGGAGCCAG AAACGGGGTGTCTCatcagaggaagaggagggagaggtAGACAGTGAAGTAGAGCTGACATCAAGCCAGAG GTGGCCTCAGGGCCTGAACATGCGTCAGTCACTATCAACCTTCAGCTCAGAAAACCCATCAGATGGGGAGGAAGGCACAGCTAGTGAGCCTTCCCCCAGCGGCACACCTGAGGTGGGCAGCACCAACACTGATGAGCGGCCAGATGAGCGGTCTGACGACATGTGCTCCCAGGGATCAGAAATCCCCCTAGACCCACCAGCTTCTGAGCTGGTGGTTCCTGGCCCAGAACCCTTGCCTGTCACACACCAGGACCTACTCAGAGGGGATCAG GGCCCTCCCAATTCTGAGGATTCAGACTGTGATAGCACTGAGCTGGACAACTCCAACAATGGTGAAACCTTgcagcccccagcctccctccctccatga
- the MAP3K12 gene encoding mitogen-activated protein kinase kinase kinase 12 isoform X1: protein MACLHETRTPSPSFGGFVSTLSEASMRKLDPDTSDCTPEKDLTPTQCVLRDVVPLSGHGRGGPSPSPGGEPPPEPFANSVLQLHEQDAGGPGGAAGSPESRASRVRADEVRLQCQSGSGFLEGLFGCLRPVWTMIGKAYSTEHKQQQEDLWEVPFEEILDLQWVGSGAQGAVFLGRFHGEEVAVKKVRDLKETDIKHLRKLKHPNIITFKGVCTQAPCYCILMEFCAQGQLYEVLRAGRPVTPSLLVDWSMGIAGGMNYLHLHKIIHRDLKSPNMLITYDDVVKISDFGTSKELSDKSTKMSFAGTVAWMAPEVIRNEPVSEKVDIWSFGVVLWELLTGEIPYKDVDSSAIIWGVGSNSLHLPVPSSCPDGFKILLRQCWNSKPRNRPSFRQILLHLDIASADVLSTPQETYFKSQAEWREEVKLHFEKIKSEGTCLHRLEEELVMRRREELRHALDIREHYERKLERANNLYMELNALMLQLELKERELLRREQALERRCPGLLKSHPSRGLLHGNTMEKLIKKRNVPQKLSPHSKRPDILKTESLLPKLDAALSGVGLPGCPKGPPSPGRSRRGKTRHRKASAKGSCGDLPGLRAAVPPHEPGGPGSPGGLGIGPSVWEACPPALRGLHHDLLLRKMSSSSPDLLSAALGARGQGATGGAGDPGSPPPARGDTPPSEGSAPGSTSPDSPGGAKGEPPPSVGPGESVGLLGTGREGTAGRGSRAGSQHLTPAALLYRAAVTRSQKRGVSSEEEEGEVDSEVELTSSQRWPQGLNMRQSLSTFSSENPSDGEEGTASEPSPSGTPEVGSTNTDERPDERSDDMCSQGSEIPLDPPASELVVPGPEPLPVTHQDLLRGDQGPPNSEDSDCDSTELDNSNNGETLQPPASLPP from the exons ATGGCCTGCCTCCATGAGACCCGCACACCCTCCCCTTCCTTTGGGGGTTTCGTGTCCACTCTGAGTGAAGCGTCCATGCGCAAGCTGGACCCAGACACTTCGGACTGCACCCCAGAGAAGGACCTGACGCCTACCCAGTGTGTACTTCGAGATGTTGTGCCGCTCAGTGGGCATGGCAGGGGcgggcccagcccctcccctggtgGAGAGCCGCCCCCTGAGCCTTTTGCCAACAGTGTTCTGCAGCTACATGAGCAGGATGCAGGAGGCCCAGGGGGAGCTGCTGGGTCCCCTGAGAGCCGGGCATCCAGAGTTCGAGCAGATGAGGTGCGGTTGCAGTGCCAAAGTGGCAGTGGCTTCCTGGAGGGCCTCTTCGGCTGCCTGCGCCCTGTCTGGACCATGATTGGCAAAGCCTACTCCACAGAACACAAGCAGCAGCAGGAAG ACCTTTGGGAGGTCCCCTTTGAGGAAATTCTGGACCTGCAGTGGGTGGGCTCAGGGGCCCAGGGCGCTGTCTTCCTGGGGCGCTTCCATGGGGAGGAGGTGGCTGTGAAGAAGGTGCGGGACCTGAAGGAGACTGACATCAAGCACCTGCGAAAGCTGAAGCATCCAAACATCATCACCTTCAA GGGCGTGTGCACCCAGGCTCCCTGCTACTGCATCCTCATGGAGTTCTGCGCCCAGGGCCAGCTGTATGAGGTGCTGCGGGCAGGCCGCCCTGTCACCCCCTCCTTGTTGGTTGACTGGTCCATGGGCATCGCTGGTGGCATGAACTACTTGCACCTGCACAAGATCATCCATAGAGACCTCAAGTCCCCCAA CATGCTAATCACATACGACGATGTGGTGAAGATCTCCGATTTTGGCACTTCAAAAGAGCTGAGTGACAAGAGCACCAAGATGTCCTTTGCAGGGACAGTAGCCTGGATGGCCCCGGAAGTGATCCGCAATGAGCCTGTGTCTGAGAAGGTCGACATCTG GTCCTTTGGTGTGGTGCTGTGGGAACTGCTGACTGGTGAGATCCCCTACAAAGATGTAGATTCCTCAGCCATCATCTGGGGTGTGGGAAGCAACAGTCTCCATCTGCCTGTGCCCTCCAGTTGCCCAGACGGCTTCAAAATCCTGCTTCGCCAGTGCTG GAACAGCAAACCACGAAATCGTCCATCATTCCGGCAGATCCTGCTGCATCTGGACATTGCCTCAGCCGATGTACTCTCCACCCCCCAGGAGACTTACTTCAAGTCTCAG GCAGAGTGGCGTGAAGAAGTAAAACTGCACTTCGAAAAAATTAAGTCAGAAGGGACCTGTCTGCACCGACTGGAAGAGGAGCTAGTGATGCGGAGGAGGGAGGAGCTCAG GCATGCCTTGGATATCAGGGAGCACTATGAACGGAAGCTGGAGAGAGCCAACAACCTGTACATGGAACTCAATGCCCTAATGTTGCAGCTGGAGCTCAAAGAGCGGGAGCTGCTCAG GAGGGAGCAAGCTTTAGAGCGGAGGTGTCCAGGTTTGCTGAAGTCACACCCTTCCCGAGGCCTCCTGCATGGGAACACAATGGAGAAGCTCATCAAGAAGAGGAATGTTCCACAGAAGCTGTCACCCCACAGTAAAAG GCCAGACATTCTCAAGACTGAGTCTTTACTACCTAAACTAGATGCAGCTCTGAGTGGGGTGGGGCTTCCTGGGTGTCCTAAGGGACCCCCCTCACCAGGACGGAGTCGTCGTGGCAAGACCCGTCATCGCAAAGCCAGCGCCAAgggcagctgtggggacctgcctgGACTTCGAGCAGCTGTACCACCCCATGAACCCGGGGGACCAGGAAGCCCAGGGGGACTAGGAATAGGACCCTCAGTCTGGGAAGCTTGCCCTCCAGCCCTCCGTGGGCTCCACCATGACCTCCTACTTCGAAAGATGTCATCGTCGTCCCCAGATCTGCTGTCAGCAGCACTGGGAGCCCGGGGCCAGGGGGCTACAGGGGGTGCTGGGGATCCTGGCTCACCACCTCCAGCTCGAGGTGACACCCCCCCAAGTGAGGGCTCAGCACCTGGCTCTACCAGCCCAGATTCACCTGGGGGAGCCAAAGGGGAACCGCCTCCATCAGTAGGGCCTGGTGAAAGTGTGGGGCTGCTGGGAACTGGAAGGGAAGGGACGGCGGGACGGGGAAGCCGGGCTGGGTCCCAGCACCTGACCCCAGCGGCGCTGCTGTACAGGGCTGCTGTCACCCGGAGCCAG AAACGGGGTGTCTCatcagaggaagaggagggagaggtAGACAGTGAAGTAGAGCTGACATCAAGCCAGAG GTGGCCTCAGGGCCTGAACATGCGTCAGTCACTATCAACCTTCAGCTCAGAAAACCCATCAGATGGGGAGGAAGGCACAGCTAGTGAGCCTTCCCCCAGCGGCACACCTGAGGTGGGCAGCACCAACACTGATGAGCGGCCAGATGAGCGGTCTGACGACATGTGCTCCCAGGGATCAGAAATCCCCCTAGACCCACCAGCTTCTGAGCTGGTGGTTCCTGGCCCAGAACCCTTGCCTGTCACACACCAGGACCTACTCAGAGGGGATCAG GGCCCTCCCAATTCTGAGGATTCAGACTGTGATAGCACTGAGCTGGACAACTCCAACAATGGTGAAACCTTgcagcccccagcctccctccctccatga